From the genome of Sediminibacter sp. Hel_I_10:
TAATTGTCCACTATGTTCATTAGCTTCATCATCAAATAATAATGCAAATGGCGCTACAAAAGATAGAGCAAATGGAATATCGCTTAATGTACTTGCATCCTCAGAGTCATTTCCTGCAACCCATTTGTCAAGAAAATTAATGTTATCTCTATTTGCCAAAACCCGATTAAGCTCTTCCATGCTAATGTCTTCTTTATTTTGAATGAGCAATAATCCACCAGCACTGCCAGCAAGTGCTGCACCAGTCCAAATACCATCTGTAGTCCAATTCCATTCATAAGGAGAACTGTTAGTTTGGGAGAAAGTGCTCAAGCTCAAAAGCGCAAAAAGAATAATGATCAAGAGATGTTTCATGTGTTTATTTTTCGGCAAAAATAGATAACCGCGCTTTCTGTGATTTGCTCAAAAAAGCAAATAAATTAGCTTAAAGCATAAAATCGATAAGAAATACTGAGGTTCTCAACAACATTTGTTTTTTATTGTTAATTACTTCGTGGCATCCTTATTTCATTTTTTACGACGTTGTGTTATATTAGCGTACTATCTAACGCCGCCTTTATTTATGACTGAAGAAACCAAATATACCGAAGACAACATACGCTCGCTGGACTGGAAAGAACACATTCGTATGCGTCCTGGTATGTATATTGGTAAACTGGGAGACGGCTCTTCACCAGATGATGGTATTTATATTTTATTAAAAGAGGTTTTAGACAATTCCATTGATGAGTATGTGATGGGAGCGGGTAAAACCATTGAAATTTCCATACAGGGCAATAAGGTAATTGTACGTGATTACGGCCGTGGTATTCCTTTAGGGAAAGTGGTAGATGTAGTGTCTAAAATGAATACTGGTGGTAAGTATGATTCTAGAGCTTTTAAAAAGTCGGTAGGTCTTAATGGTGTTGGTACAAAAGCCGTGAATGCCTTGTCCCATTACTTTAGGGTTGAATCTAATCGTGATGGTAAATCTGCTGCTGCAGAATTTGAGCAAGGTAATTTGATGGATGAAGAACTTTTGGATGATACCTCACGTCGGAAGGGGACCAAAGTTTCTTTTATTCCAGATGAAACCATCTTCAAAAATTACAAGTACCGTAATGAGTATGTTGAAAAAATGCTCAAAAACTATGTCTATCTAAATCCTGGGTTGACTATAGTATTCAACGGAGAAAAATTTTATAGCGAAAACGGACTTAAAGATTTATTATCTGAAAACATTGCCGAATCAGATCGACTTTATCCAATCATCCACCTAAAAGGTGATGATATTGAAGTTGCGATAACGCATAGTAGAACTCAATATAGCGAAGAATATAGAAGTTTTGTTAACGGACAGAATACAACACAGGGTGGAACGCATTTATTGGCATTTCGAGAAGCTTTGGTAAAAACAATTCGCGATTTCTACGGAAAATCATATGAAGCTTCAGATATTAGAAAATCTGTAGTTTCTGCCATTTCTATCAAAGTCATGGAGCCCGTATTTGAAAGCCAGACTAAAACTAAGTTGGGTTCTACAGATATGGGAGGAGAGCTGCCAACGGTGAGAACATATATCAATGATTTCTTAAAAAAATATCTAGATAATTACCTTCATAAAAATCCAGAAACCGCAGATAAGATTCAGAGAAAAATACTTCAGGCAGAGCGCGAACGTAAAGAGCTTTCTGGTATTAGAAAATTAGCTAAAGACAGAGCTAAAAAGGCAAGTCTTCATAATAAAAAACTCAGGGATTGTCGTGTGCATTTTGGAGATACTAAAAATGAACGTAATCTAGAAACAACACTCTTTATAACAGAGGGGGATTCTGCTTCGGGAAGTATAACAAAATCAAGAGATGTTAATACTCAAGCGGTTTTTAGTTTAAAGGGGAAACCACTCAATAGCTATGGTCTAAGTAAGAAGATTGTGTATGAAAATGAGGAGTTTAACTTGTTACAAGCTGCGCTTAATATTGAGGATTCTTTAGAAGATCTTCGGTATAATAATGTGGTTATTGCGACAGATGCTGATGTTGATGGCATGCACATTAGACTGTTGCTAATTACATTTTTCTTGCAGTTTTTTCCTGAAGTCATTAAGGAAGGCCATTTATATATTCTTCAAACCCCATTATTTAGGGTACGTAATAAAAAAGAGACGATTTATTGTTATACTGTAGACGAGCGTATAGCAGCCATAGAGAAATTGAAGCCAAAACCTGAAATTACAAGATTTAAGGGGCTAGGTGAAATCTCACCAGATGAGTTTGTGCATTTTATTGGCGAAGATATTCGTTTAGATCCTGTAATGCTAGATAAGGATATGTCTATAGAAGAATTGTTGTCATTTTATATGGGTAAAAACACACCTACGAGACAGGAATTCATTATTGATAACCTAAAAGTTGAACTGGATATTGTAGAGTAACTATCATGCGCACCAATAACGGCAAAGTCAAAAATACTATTGTATCGGTTTATTTTATAATGATTGTATTAATCATTGTATTTGCTACTTTATCCCGAATGTTTTCAGATTTTAATACGCACAGTGCCTTAATTCTTGGTGGTGTGGTCTTAGCTTTTGTGATTATTTTCTTTTTGGTACATAATATTTCAAGATATTTTGAATATGATAGTGATGGTAGAAAAGTAATCATCATTAATAAGGGGCTTTTACTTTCTGACCGATTTAATTATAGGGAAACACGATTGGAGTTTGAAAAAGACCGGTTAGAAGCATATAAAATCCACAACTTTTTTTTCTATAGAACCTTAATTGTTTACACCAAAAATTCAAGAGGTAAAACAAACAAGGAAACGTTTAATATTACTCTTTTGGGCAATAAAAAACGCAGATATATTAGGCAGTCATTAAGTAAGATTATTAAATTGAACAAAACAGGAGCGATCATTAATGAGTGAAGATACCAACGACTTAAACATAAATAGCGAACAACCCGATTTGCCTCAAGAAAGCATTACCAGAGTTACTGGAATGTACAAAGATTGGTTTTTAGATTATGCATCTTACGTAATTTTAGAGCGAGCAGTACCTGCTATAGAAGACGGTTTTAAACCTGTACAGCGTAGGATCATGCACTCTATGAAAGATCTCGATGACGGCCGCTACAATAAAGTAGCCAATATTGTAGGTCATACCATGCAGTACCATCCTCACGGTGATGCGAGTATCGCTGATGCCATGGTTCAAATTGGACAAAAAGATTTACTTATCGATACTCAGGGAAACTGGGGTAATATTCTCACTGGAGATAGTGCTGCGGCTTCTCGTTATATAGAGGCACGTTTGTCAAAATTTGCGTTGGATGTTGTTTATAATCCAAAAATAACGGACTGGCAGTCCAGTTATGACGGTCGTCGAAAAGAGCCTATCAATCTTCCCGTCATGTTTCCATTACTTCTGGCACAAGGTGGAGAAGGGATTGCTGTAGGGCTTTCTACTAAAATTCTACCTCATAATTTTATTGAACTTATAGATGCTTCCGTTAAACATTTAAAAGGAAAGCGTTTTACAATATATCCAGATTTTCCTACTGCAGGCATCATCGATATTAGTGATTATAAAGATGGTCTTCGTGGAGGTCGCGTTCGCGTGCGTGCTAAAATTTCGCAGTTGGACAAAAACACACTGGTAATTACAGAAATTCCTTTTGGCACCAACACTTCTTCTCTTATTGACTCTATTTTGAAAGCCAATGATAAAGGGAAGATTAAGATTAAGAAAATTGAAGACAATACGGCGGCTAATGTTGAAATACTAGTGCATTTACCACCTGGTATTTCTCCAGATAAAACCATAGATGCCCTTTATGCATTTACCAACTGTGAATCTTCTATTTCTCCTTTAGGCTGTATTATAGAAGACAACAAGCCCTTATTTATTGGGGTAACAGAGATGTTACGTCGTTCTACGGAACGAACAGTAGAACTGCTGAAAAGCGAATTGGAAATTAGACTCGGCGAGTTTGAAGAACAATGGCATTTTGCTTCTTTAGAGCGTATTTTTATTGAAAACCGTGTATATCGCGATATTGAAGAAGAGGAAACATGGGAAGGTGTTATAAAGGCTATAGATAAAGGTTTGAAACCTTTTACTAAGCATTTAAAACGCGAGGTAACAGAAGAGGATATTGTTCGTTTGACCGAGATTAGAATTAAACGGATTTCAAAATTTGATATAGATAAAGCGCAACAAAAGATTGATGCCTTAGAAGATCAAATAGCAGAGGTAAAGCATCACCTTGCCAACTTAATTGACTATGCGATAGCATATTTTGAGCGTCTCAAAAAAGACTATGGCGCAGGAAGAGAGCGTAAGACCGAGATAAGAACGTTTGAAGATGTGGATGCCACCAAAGTGATCATTCGTAATACAAAACTTTACGTCAATCGTAGTGAAGGGTTTATAGGGACATCTTTAAAGAAAGATGAATACGTATGTGACTGTAGTGATATTGATGACATTATTTGCTTCACTAAAGACGGCAAAATGATGGTAACTAAAGTGGATACCAAAACCTTTATAGGCAAGGATATTGTGCATGTTGCCGTGTTCAAAAAGAAAGACAAGCGCACCATATACAACATGATCTATAGAGATGGCAGTAAAGGGCCAACGTATGTGAAGCGATTTGCAATTACGGCTGTTACTCGAGATCGTGAATATGATTTGACCAATGGCTCTAAAGGATCCCTGATGTGGTATTTTTCTGCAAATCCTAACGGAGAGGCAGAAGTAATCACCATTTATTTACGTCAAGTTGGAAGTATTAAAAAACTAAAATGGGATCTTGATTTTGCTGATATTCTCATTAAAGGCCGCTCTTCAAAAGGAAATACGGTAACAAAATATGCCATCAAAAAAATTGAGCTTAAGGAAAAAGGGGTGTCCACTTTAAAACCACGAAAAATTTGGTTCGATGAGGTCGTACAACGACTTAATGTTGATGATCGTGGTGAACTTTTAGGTGAGTTTAGAGGCGAAGACCGATTGTTAATTATTACACAGTCTGGAGAAGTTAAGACGATACTTCCTGAAATCACGGCTCGTTTTGATGATGATATGATTGTTTTAGAGAAATGGAATCCTAAAAAACCAATTTCTGCTATTTATTTTAATGGAGAAAAGGAACTTTATTATGTGAAACGATTTTTAATTGAAAATGAAGGCAAACAGGAGACGTTTATTTCAGACCATCCAAAATCGCATCTCGAAATCGTATCTACGGATTGGAGACCAATGGCCGAAATAGAATTCACCAAAGAACGCGGTAAAGACCGAAAAGATAACGAGACGGTGAATTTAGAAGAATTTATAGCTGTTAAAGGAATTACTGCCCTAGGCAACCAACTTACAAAAGAGAAAGTAAATCAAATTAGTATTTTAGATCCGTTACCATATGAGGCTCCTGAAGACATTCATGCAGAAGATGTGGAGGTGATTGATGAAACTGAAGTTGACAGTGACAATGGAGCATCTCAATCAGGAGAAAAATCTTCTGCCAATCAGGCCTCAAAAGATCAAGATGCTGACGATAGTTTAGATAAGGATGGAGAAGGGCAAACCACTTTGTTTTGAAAATAGTAAGCTATGAGTTGATAATAGCAGAACTTAACCCTTAGTTGATTCGTATATAGAAATCAAGACGATACGATTGCTCATAAAAATTTCACAGAATTTGTTATATTGATGTATACACGCTATAAACGAAGTGAGAAGTGTCCTCTTACCTCAAAATCAATTTCTCCCTTTTTAACTTTTGCTAAAAACCAGTAGTCTGTTGCTGGCATTTGATGCCCATTATAAGTACCGTCCCATCCTTGCGAAGTATGACTTAATGTGGTTAACAATTTACCATAGCGGTCAAAGATATAAACCATGGTGCCCGGTAAAGTCTCAACACCTGTGATGTGCCAAGTGTCAAAATAGCCATCGCCATTAGGCGTAACGAATGCTGGAGCATCTATAACTACAACGTCTTTAGTGACCTCTGAACAACCATTGAGATCAATAACAGTAACAGTGTGGTAGCCCAAGGTGACGTTCTCAAAAACATTCGATTCTTGAGGACTGAGATCATCTAATTGATAGAGATAATTGCCAATCCCGCTTATTGTAATTGTAATGTTGTTAGGATTTGAAAAATCTACGGTTTCAGTGAAATCAATACTTGCTGCTTCAGATTCTGATACATTAAAAACAGTTGTGGTAGTACATTCATATTCTGAAGTAACAGTCACAGAGTAGGTGCCTACTTCTGTAATTTCAATTTCGGGAGAAATAGCGTTGGTAGACCATTCATAAGAATCGTTTGGATTGTTGGTATTTGCACTAACCAATAACGGTAAATCATCTAGACAAATCACTTGATCAGGAATATCAACTATAGGTTTTGGCCTTACAATAGTTTCAAATTGTGTTAGAGAGAAACAACCAGTAGTGTTATTTTCTACTCTCACAAAGATGATGTCATTGTTAGTGGCTTCAAAATCATTGGACAATGCGTTGATAGCATTTTCTGCATCTTCTAAATTCAAGTAGTAAGAGACCGTGTGGTCATTTTGGGTTTGATTACCCAGAACGATTTGATTTTGTTGGGTAAAATCAAAGTTGAAAAACTGATCATAATCATCATCGCAAGTCTCTAATGGAGGAGGTTGATTTGCTATAGGACGTTCATTAATCACCAAATTAAATTCATGAATATAGAAACAATGCGTGGTTGAAAATTCTACTCGTAAAAATAAGGTTTCAACATTAGAGGTGTAAAAATAAGTATCCTCTAAAGGATTGCTTTGGTTGAAAGCGTCATTTTCCGAAGCATAATAGCTCACAATAATATTAAAACTTTGATCAAGCCATTGTACATTAAAATCTGATAAGGTGACAAAACCGTCTGCTTTAATACAAGCATTATAGGTTTGTACTGGATTAATTTCTGGAGGAAGATTAACATCTATTTCGAGACTAACCCATTGAAAACAATCAGAAATGGTGTTATAAACCTTAACAAAAATAGTCTGTGGGCTACTGATGTTCTCGTATGCTGCAGGATTAGCTATGGGACTTGTGTTGGATTCTAAGTCAGTTAATGATTCAAAATAAGTGATTTCAACATCAGGGTTAAGGGTATCAAAAAGTTCAGGTTCTACTTGGGTAAGATCAAACATGGTAATACCATCATAATCATCGTCACAATTTGCAATTGGATTTGGAGTATTTGGATGTTCATTTATAATCAAACCAAATTGGGTTGTGCTAAAACATCCCGTCTCGTTGTTCTCAACTCGTACATAAATGGTCTGAGAATCTTGACCTATTATAAAATTATCAAGCGGATTTGTTTCTGAAATAGCATCAGTCTCATTAGCATAATACGTCACAGTAAAAGCATCAGCATCTTGACTGCCCAAGACTTCTGGTGTTAAGGTATAGATATCAAATTCTTCCAAATTATCATTACTGATATCATCACAAGCCCTTAGATCTCCTGGTGTATTTGCTATGGGTAATGCATTTATAACTAAATCAAAATTGTAAGTGGTCCAACAACCCGTGACTGGGTTTTCAATTCGTATAAAAATAGTATCAGTATTTGAAGTATAGGTATAATCTGTAGAAAGCGCATTGATATTGTTTTCGGCGTCTGAAAGCGAACCGTAATAACTTATCAAAAACGATGAAGGCGTATTATTGACAACAGTATCTATTGTGCTAAGATCAAAACTAGACTCTACATTTTCGCAGATATCATAAGTCTCAAAATCATTAACCAGAGGCGGAAGATCAACACTCAAGTTAATAGGTAATGCTACAGAACAATCGGAAATGGTATTATTGATTTTAATATATACGGTTTGAGGATTAGAAGTATTGGTATAATTTTCGGGATCACCAATAATTTCGGTATCCGTTTCTGCACCCTCAAAAGATTCGTGATATGTAATGATAATGTCATCTTGCCTTACATCTAAAATTTCTATTTCCACTTCTGAAATATCAAAATTCACAAATCCGTCGTAATCAGTATCACATTTAACCAAGTCTGAAGGGCTCCCAACAATGGGCAATTGAATAATGTCTATCTGAAATCCAGAGACAGCAGTACAATAGGTTCCGTTTTCAATTCTAACAAATATCTGTTGTGGATTACTGGTATTAGTAAAATTAAGTGGAAGCTCATTAAGATCTAATTCGGCCTCATATTGGGACAAATGAAACGAAATCTCTAAATCTTGGGATATCCCTTCTGAAATCTCATCGACTTTATCGTTGAAATTAAAGTTCTCTACGCCATCATTACTCGCGTCATCGCATACAAAAAAGTTAGAGGGCGCATTAAATAAGGGAAGCGCTCCAACCTCTATATCAAAGGAGTAAGTTCCAAAGCATTGGATGTCATAAATACTTTCTATTCTGATATACATCGCCTGCGGACTCGTTGTATTTTGATAAGGTGCAAATTTATCGATGATATTTGTACGATCAATGGCGTCTTGTTCTGTTTCGAAATAGAGCACATCAAATCCAGATAGACCCTCAAGAATTTCAGCATCTTTTAAATAGAAATAGAAGTCGGTAATTAAATTCCCGTCTGGTTCACAATTGGCAAAATTAGAAATCGTGATATTTTCTAATAGCGCACTTATGGCAGTGTAAAACCATACAATATTGAAACATCCGGATGTGACATTTTCAACACGCACATAAATATTTTGGGAGGCCGTATTATAGCTTTCCGGTTCTAAAATATTACTGACATCATTAAATGCATTGTCATAATTATCAAAAAACTTAAGCTCTAAATTAGAAGTATCTTCAGTAATTTCAGGAATTTTAGAGGTAAGGTCCACAACATAAAACCCATCGGTATCATTATCACAAACGATAAGATCTGTAGGGAAATAAGCGGTTGGTGCAGAAGTCACGTTAATAGTTAAAAGCGCTACATCATAGCAACCTGAAACCGAATTCTCAACTCTTACCCATAACAGTTGTGGGTTTGAAGTGTTGTAATAATAGGGCGGAAGTGCATTTTCCTGATTGGTAGCGTCATCTTCGGTTAAATAATAGCTTACACTAGCTCCGTTGACGCCTGTTGAGACATAGTCGTTAAAAGACTCCAGATCTATAGAGGTGAAGCCATCGGTATCAACATCACAATAATCTACGGTACCCGGTTGAATATCAATAGGCGGAGTTACTATCAATAAAACTACGGCAAATTCTATACAATCAGAGTTAGCAACAGTCGCATAAAGTGTCATTTCTGTATCCACTTCATAAGGAATACTGTCATCAAGGGCATTTACACCATTATCTAAATCTTCTTGTGTTTCATAAAATGTGACCACTAGTTCTTCATAGACGCCAATCATTTCAGTAGCTACTATTTGAAGATCAAAAGTTTCAACATCATCACCAGATGGATCATCACATTCGTAATGTGCTGCTCCAGAAACACCTGTCTCCACAATACTTGTATGGATCTCTAAGGGCACTATTGTAGAACAGCCCGTTGCTTCATCTACAATTCTAATGTAAATAAGCTGTAAATTGGAAACTACATTTTGATAGTTAGAGGCATCTGCAATTGGATTGTTACCCGTTTGCGCGTCACTTTCACTCAAGTGAAAACTTACAGATACTCCCGTAAGCCCTTGAAGAATATCATCTATTACTTCGGTTAAATCAAAATCGGCAAAACCATCACCTCCTTGGTCACAAGCACCTAACCATTGATTTTGGTCGGCATTGACTATGGGACTTTCTTGAACAGTAATATGTACTGATGTTGTATTAAAACATCCTGTTTCAGCATTAAAAACTCTTATGTAAAGTGTGTCTTCAGAATTGACCGTATTATAAGGTGAGAACACAGGGTTTGCTCCAGAATTCGCATCTTGCGGCGTGAAATGATAGCTTACAAATAGATTAGGATTACCTCCAGTAACTTCGTTACTTGTTTCATTTAAATTGATGAGTGCAGAGGCATCAGCAGTGCCATTGTTGCAAGCAATAATGTCTTGAGGCTCATTAATTTCAGGGGCTTGGTTCACAATGAGATTAAACATGGTATAGGTTGTGCAGCCGTTAACCGCATCCTCTGTTCTCACGTAAATAGTTTGAGGAGAGGTTGTGTTTTGGTAGACTTCTGGAAGTGTATTTGTATTATCCTGCGCATCGTCTAAGGAGAGATGATAGCTGACGACGTAGTTAGATGGTGGCAATGCACTCAAGATTTCATTCTCTTTTGAGGGCAAATCAAATATGGCGATACCGTCATCAGCCGCATCATCACATAATATATAATCTGAGATGTTGGTTGTAGATTGTTCGGAGTTTAGTGTGACTTGAATATTGTCTTCAATGATACATTCACTGTTATTCAATCCAATAGTAATTTTTACCGTGTAAAGACCAGATGCGGTTGCATTTAATGTCGAGTTGGTTTCACCAGCAATTGGTAAGCCATTAAGAAACCATTCATAGTCTGCAAAACTATTTTGTATGTCTCCGTCTAATGAAGTAGAATTAGCACAAGTCACTATATCTGGACCAAGATTAACCGAAGCATTAAAACTATTACTTTCTATAAATACGGCTGAATCATAAAACTCATCACCTTGATCTGCAATCACTAATTTGATATGGTATGGTACATTTGGATTTATATCAGCAAATGCTGTCAATACTGTGGTCCTGCCATTGTAATTGGTGTCACCAATATTATAACCCTCGAAATAAGCTTCATTAGAGGCGGTGCAAAACCCTGCAATATCGTCGTGAATGGTGTTCGTGTTTACAGGAATGTTGGTATTGGGAATTAATGCGATATTAGTGTATGGCTCTGAAGTACCAGCTTTCTTTATTAAAAAAGCAAAGCCATCCGAATAGGAACAAGGGTTTGCGTTTAAATATTCTTCGGAAGCTAATAAGTACTTAAACTGAATTTGATTGGCAACAGATGTAAAATCAAATTCAATAGAGGTTGCATTTATGGTATTGGAAATATTAAGGGCATTTTCTAGATCTGTATCGGTTCCCCAATTCTCGTCACCTTCATTAAGTGGACTTGTGTTTAAGGAATTACCTGCTGAGTCAATGCTTCCCGTGGTAAGAAGGATGCCGTTTTCAAAAGGAAAATTAGAGGATGCACTGTTAAATGAGCCAAAACTGCTTAATCCGCTGCTTTGTCCATTAACGCTCGTAGAGATGTTACTTATATCAACGCAACCTTGGCCCAAATTGTTCTGGATTAAGGCATTTATTGGTAAAGAATCATCTGTGGTAATTTGTTGGGCTTGCGTGGCAATAGCAAAACCAAAAACTACCAAAAAAAGAATTTGGTAATAGTCTCTCATTAAATGGTGCCATTTATAATGAGATTAAGTTAATTGTGCAGACTTGAGTAGGGAAAATTATGAAGGCTGAAATTAACTAAAAATTGCCATTCAAAAGAATTTTTTTGATAAAATCAATATTTTTTACGATAGAGTCAATTGTAATAACAAATATTATGCATTTCTTAATATCTCAAAGCAAAATGTCCTCGAACTTCAAATTCGTCACTTCCGTCTTTAACAACAGCAACATACCAATAATCTGCTGCGGGCATTAATTTACCATTGTAAGTTCCGTTCCATCCCGCTGAAGAAGAGGATAGGGTTTTTAATAATTTTCCGTATCTATCAAAAATATATACTATTGTTCCTGGTAATCTTTCAACTCCAGTAATATGCCATGTATCAAAACGACTGTCGCCATTAGGCGTCATGAATTTTGGAGTATCTATAATCACTATGTCTTTACTAACCGAGGCACAGCCATTTTGATCTATAACAGTAATGGTATTATTTCCCAATGGCACATTCTCTAAAACATTAGACGTTTGAGGAGCTAAATTATTGATTTGATACAAGTAATTACCAATACCACTAATTGTAACGGTAACGTTATTAGGATCTGAAAAATCAATTGTTTCAGTAAAATCGATAGAAGCGGACTCAGATTCTGAAACTTCAAAAACGCTAGTAGTAGTGCATCCAAAAGAAGATGTTACTGTTACACTGTAAGTTCCTGTTTGATCGATTTCAATTTCTGCAGTTGTTTGGTTTGTGGACCATAAGTAAGTATGGTCTGGATTATTGGTTTCTGCGCTTACTAATAATGGTAGATCATTAAGGCAAATAACTTGTTCTGGGATATCTACATATGGTTTAGGTCTAACAACCGTCATAAACTGTGTTACACTAAAGCAATTGGTCTCAATGTTTTCAATTCGCACATATACAATCTCGAAGGAAGATGCCTCGTAAGTTTCAGGTAAAGCATTTGTACCTTCATCAGCACTCTCTAAAGAGCCGTAGTAGCTAATAAAATAATCACTTGGGTTTTGTCCGTTTAGTACAAAAGTATCTTGCTGTGTGAAGTCGAAATTGTAAAGGCCATCAAAATTATCATCGCAAATTTCCATCTTGGGTGGTTCGTTGGCAATAGGTAATGGGTTTACCTTTAAATTAAAAGGATGGATATAAAAACAATTGGTTGTTGAAAATTCTACTCTAACATATAATTGGTCAAAATTAGATTGATAGAAATACACATCATCTAGAGCATCTACTTGACTCATAGCATCAGCTTCCGAAGCAAAATAATTAATTAAAACATTCGTGTTTTGCTGAAGAAGGATTGGATTGAAACCAGATAGCAATGTGTTTTGCTCCAAGTTTTCGCATATGTCATAAGTGTCCAATAAGTTGATGGCTGGTGGAAGATTGACATCTACAAAGAAATTGACATAGGTAAAACAATTGTATTCAATATTAAAAACTTTGACAAAGATGGGCTGCGGATTAACGTTATTTGAATAATTAGTTGGAGTTTGAATTTGATTGGTATCTGCATTTAAGTCCTCTAAACTTTCAAAATAAGTAATGATATCATTTGGATTGGAAACTGGATACAGTTGAGATTCTACCTGAGTAATATCTAGAGTAGTTAACCCGTCATAGTCTGTATCGCAAATCATGATGACACTAGGCGTCTCCGGATGATCATTGATCAATAAATCAAACTGCGTTGTATTGAAACATCCAGTCGTGTTATTTTCTATTATAGCGTAGATGGTTTGAAGGTGTTGGCCGTTATAATTCGGGTCTAAGACGTTGGTTCCATTTTCAGCATTAATTTCAGTCTCATAATAGGTGACTGTGAAATTATTTGGATTTTGAGTGCCTAAAATAATATTACTCTGATTTGACAAGTCAAACAGGGTAATGTCATCATTTGAAGGGTCATCACAGGCTCTTAGACTATCTGGCATGACAACA
Proteins encoded in this window:
- a CDS encoding DNA topoisomerase IV subunit B, which gives rise to MTEETKYTEDNIRSLDWKEHIRMRPGMYIGKLGDGSSPDDGIYILLKEVLDNSIDEYVMGAGKTIEISIQGNKVIVRDYGRGIPLGKVVDVVSKMNTGGKYDSRAFKKSVGLNGVGTKAVNALSHYFRVESNRDGKSAAAEFEQGNLMDEELLDDTSRRKGTKVSFIPDETIFKNYKYRNEYVEKMLKNYVYLNPGLTIVFNGEKFYSENGLKDLLSENIAESDRLYPIIHLKGDDIEVAITHSRTQYSEEYRSFVNGQNTTQGGTHLLAFREALVKTIRDFYGKSYEASDIRKSVVSAISIKVMEPVFESQTKTKLGSTDMGGELPTVRTYINDFLKKYLDNYLHKNPETADKIQRKILQAERERKELSGIRKLAKDRAKKASLHNKKLRDCRVHFGDTKNERNLETTLFITEGDSASGSITKSRDVNTQAVFSLKGKPLNSYGLSKKIVYENEEFNLLQAALNIEDSLEDLRYNNVVIATDADVDGMHIRLLLITFFLQFFPEVIKEGHLYILQTPLFRVRNKKETIYCYTVDERIAAIEKLKPKPEITRFKGLGEISPDEFVHFIGEDIRLDPVMLDKDMSIEELLSFYMGKNTPTRQEFIIDNLKVELDIVE
- a CDS encoding DNA gyrase/topoisomerase IV subunit A, yielding MSEDTNDLNINSEQPDLPQESITRVTGMYKDWFLDYASYVILERAVPAIEDGFKPVQRRIMHSMKDLDDGRYNKVANIVGHTMQYHPHGDASIADAMVQIGQKDLLIDTQGNWGNILTGDSAAASRYIEARLSKFALDVVYNPKITDWQSSYDGRRKEPINLPVMFPLLLAQGGEGIAVGLSTKILPHNFIELIDASVKHLKGKRFTIYPDFPTAGIIDISDYKDGLRGGRVRVRAKISQLDKNTLVITEIPFGTNTSSLIDSILKANDKGKIKIKKIEDNTAANVEILVHLPPGISPDKTIDALYAFTNCESSISPLGCIIEDNKPLFIGVTEMLRRSTERTVELLKSELEIRLGEFEEQWHFASLERIFIENRVYRDIEEEETWEGVIKAIDKGLKPFTKHLKREVTEEDIVRLTEIRIKRISKFDIDKAQQKIDALEDQIAEVKHHLANLIDYAIAYFERLKKDYGAGRERKTEIRTFEDVDATKVIIRNTKLYVNRSEGFIGTSLKKDEYVCDCSDIDDIICFTKDGKMMVTKVDTKTFIGKDIVHVAVFKKKDKRTIYNMIYRDGSKGPTYVKRFAITAVTRDREYDLTNGSKGSLMWYFSANPNGEAEVITIYLRQVGSIKKLKWDLDFADILIKGRSSKGNTVTKYAIKKIELKEKGVSTLKPRKIWFDEVVQRLNVDDRGELLGEFRGEDRLLIITQSGEVKTILPEITARFDDDMIVLEKWNPKKPISAIYFNGEKELYYVKRFLIENEGKQETFISDHPKSHLEIVSTDWRPMAEIEFTKERGKDRKDNETVNLEEFIAVKGITALGNQLTKEKVNQISILDPLPYEAPEDIHAEDVEVIDETEVDSDNGASQSGEKSSANQASKDQDADDSLDKDGEGQTTLF